In Elephas maximus indicus isolate mEleMax1 chromosome 7, mEleMax1 primary haplotype, whole genome shotgun sequence, the following proteins share a genomic window:
- the APIP gene encoding methylthioribulose-1-phosphate dehydratase has product MSGCRAPEGDCFPQQCLAQDKEHPRYLIPELCKQFYHLGWVTGTGGGISLKHGNEIYIAPSGVQKERIQPEDMFVCDINEQDISGPPSYKKLQKSQCTPLFMNAYTMRGAGAVIHTHSKAAVMATLLYPGQEFKITHQEMIKGIRKCTSGGYYRYDDMLVVPIIENTPEEKDLKERMALAMNEYPDSCAVLVRRHGVYVWGETWQKAKTMCECYDYLFDIAVSMKKAGLDPTQLPVGENGIV; this is encoded by the exons GACAAGGAACATCCAAGATACCTGATCCCAGAGCTTTGCAAACAGTTTTACCATTTGGGCTGGGTCACTGGGACTGGAGGAGGAATTAGCTTGAAGCATGG CAATGAAATCTACATTGCTCCTTCAGGAGTGCAAAAGGAACGAATTCAG CCTGAAGACATGTTTGTTTGTGACATAAATGAGCAGGACATAAGTGGACCTCCGTCATATAAGAAGCTACAGAAAAGCCAGTGTACTCCTCTTTTCATGAATGCTTACACAATGAGAG GAGCCGGTGCAGTGATTCACACCCATTCTAAAGCTGCTGTCATGGCCACCCTTCTCTATCCAGGACAGGAGTTTAAAATTACACATCAGGAGATGATAAAAGGAATAAGGAAATGTACCTCAGGAGGGTATTATAG ATATGATGATATGTTAGTAGTGCCCATTATCGAGAATACACCTGAGGAGAAAGACCTCAAAGAACGAATGGCTCTTGCAATGAATGAATACCCAGACTCCTGTGCAGTCCTAGTCAGGCGTCACGGAGTATACGTGTGGGGAGAAACGTGGCAGAAGGCTAAAACCAT gTGTGAATGCTATGACTATTTGTTTGATATTGCTGTATCAATGAAGAAAGCTGGACTGGATCCTACTCAGCTTCCAGTTGGAGAAAATGGAATTGTGTAA